The following are encoded together in the Flavobacterium haoranii genome:
- a CDS encoding co-chaperone GroES, whose protein sequence is MSLNIKPISDRVVIEPMAAETTTASGIIIPDTAKEKPQKGTVVAVGSGKKDHTMTVNVGDIVLYGKYSGTEFKYEGKDYLIMREEEIYAIL, encoded by the coding sequence ATGTCATTAAACATTAAACCTATTTCAGATCGTGTAGTTATCGAGCCAATGGCTGCTGAGACAACTACTGCTTCAGGAATCATTATTCCTGACACTGCAAAAGAAAAACCACAAAAAGGAACTGTTGTAGCTGTAGGTAGTGGAAAAAAAGACCACACAATGACCGTAAATGTAGGCGATATTGTACTTTATGGCAAATATTCAGGTACAGAGTTTAAGTATGAAGGTAAAGATTACCTAATTATGCGTGAAGAAGAAATTTACGCAATACTTTAA
- a CDS encoding four helix bundle protein, with protein MRNFKKYDIWQLSHNLTLDIDVLTSNYPKEELYGLVSQIRRASSSIPTNIAEGCGRSSDKEFNQFLNIALGSANETEYLIILSKDLNYISLEKFNEIETQINIIKSKIYNLKEKLNSL; from the coding sequence GTGAGAAATTTCAAAAAATATGATATTTGGCAATTAAGTCACAATTTAACTTTGGACATTGATGTGTTAACCTCGAATTATCCAAAAGAAGAATTATACGGACTGGTTAGTCAAATTAGAAGAGCTAGTTCTTCAATTCCTACTAATATTGCAGAAGGTTGTGGAAGAAGCTCTGATAAAGAATTCAATCAATTTCTCAATATAGCTTTAGGCTCTGCTAATGAAACAGAATATTTAATTATTCTATCAAAGGATTTGAATTACATTTCTTTAGAAAAATTCAATGAAATAGAAACTCAAATCAATATAATAAAAAGTAAAATTTACAATTTAAAAGAAAAGTTAAACTCGCTTTAG
- the groL gene encoding chaperonin GroEL (60 kDa chaperone family; promotes refolding of misfolded polypeptides especially under stressful conditions; forms two stacked rings of heptamers to form a barrel-shaped 14mer; ends can be capped by GroES; misfolded proteins enter the barrel where they are refolded when GroES binds), with the protein MAKEIKFDIEARDGLKRGVDALANAVKVTLGPKGRNVIISKSFGGPTVTKDGVSVAKEVELQDPLENMGAQMVKEVASKTNDLAGDGTTTATVLAQAIVKEGLKNVAAGANPMDLKRGIDKAVEALVGDLGKQAQAVGDSSEKIKQVASISANNDETIGELIATAFSKVGKEGVITVEEAKGTDTYVDVVEGMQFDRGYLSPYFVTNADKMIAELDNPYILLYDKKISNLQELLPILEPVAQSGRPLLIIAEDVDGQALATLVVNKLRGGLKIAAVKAPGFGDRRKAMLEDIAILTGGTVIAEESGFSLENATLAMLGTAETITIDKDNTTIVNGNGDAENIKARVNQIKAQIETTTSDYDREKLQERLAKLAGGVAVLYVGAASEVEMKEKKDRVDDALHATRAAVEEGIVAGGGVALVRAKSVLNDLKSENEDEATGIQIVNRAIEAPLRTIVENAGGEGSVVISKVLEGKNDFGFNAKTGEYVEMLKAGIIDPKKVTRVALENAASVAGMILTTECALIDIKEDTPAMPMGGGMPGMM; encoded by the coding sequence ATGGCAAAAGAAATAAAATTCGATATTGAAGCACGCGATGGTTTAAAACGTGGTGTAGATGCATTAGCAAATGCAGTAAAAGTTACTTTAGGTCCAAAAGGTAGAAATGTAATTATTTCAAAATCATTTGGCGGCCCAACAGTTACTAAAGATGGTGTTTCTGTAGCTAAAGAAGTAGAATTACAAGATCCATTAGAAAATATGGGTGCTCAAATGGTTAAAGAAGTTGCTTCAAAAACAAATGATTTAGCTGGTGATGGAACTACAACTGCAACAGTTTTAGCGCAAGCTATTGTAAAAGAAGGTTTAAAAAACGTTGCTGCTGGTGCTAACCCAATGGATTTAAAAAGAGGAATTGACAAAGCTGTAGAAGCTTTAGTTGGTGACTTAGGAAAGCAAGCGCAAGCTGTTGGTGATTCTTCTGAAAAAATTAAACAAGTTGCTTCTATTTCTGCAAACAACGATGAAACTATTGGTGAATTAATTGCAACCGCTTTCTCAAAAGTTGGTAAAGAAGGTGTAATTACTGTTGAAGAAGCAAAAGGTACAGATACTTATGTTGATGTTGTAGAAGGAATGCAATTTGACAGAGGTTATTTATCTCCTTATTTTGTTACCAATGCAGACAAAATGATAGCTGAATTAGACAATCCTTATATCTTACTTTACGATAAAAAGATTTCTAATTTACAAGAATTATTACCTATACTTGAACCTGTAGCGCAATCGGGTCGTCCTTTATTAATTATTGCTGAAGATGTAGACGGTCAAGCATTAGCTACATTAGTAGTAAACAAATTACGTGGAGGATTAAAAATTGCAGCTGTAAAAGCTCCAGGTTTTGGAGACAGAAGAAAAGCAATGTTAGAAGATATAGCTATTTTAACTGGTGGAACAGTAATTGCTGAAGAAAGTGGATTCTCTTTAGAAAATGCAACATTAGCAATGTTAGGTACTGCTGAAACTATTACAATTGACAAAGATAACACTACAATTGTTAATGGAAATGGAGATGCAGAAAACATTAAGGCTCGTGTAAACCAAATTAAAGCGCAAATTGAAACTACAACTTCTGATTATGACAGAGAAAAGCTTCAAGAGCGTTTGGCTAAATTAGCTGGTGGTGTTGCTGTTTTATATGTTGGTGCTGCTTCTGAAGTAGAAATGAAAGAGAAAAAAGACAGAGTTGACGATGCTTTACACGCGACAAGAGCTGCTGTTGAAGAAGGAATTGTTGCTGGTGGTGGTGTAGCTTTAGTAAGAGCTAAATCTGTTTTAAACGACTTAAAATCAGAAAATGAAGACGAAGCAACAGGTATTCAAATTGTAAATAGAGCTATTGAAGCTCCATTAAGAACAATTGTTGAAAATGCTGGTGGCGAAGGTTCAGTAGTAATTTCAAAAGTTTTAGAAGGTAAAAACGATTTTGGATTTAATGCTAAGACTGGAGAATATGTTGAAATGTTAAAAGCAGGAATTATCGATCCTAAAAAAGTAACACGTGTAGCTTTAGAAAATGCTGCATCAGTTGCTGGAATGATTTTAACAACAGAATGTGCTTTAATTGATATTAAAGAAGACACACCTGCAATGCCAATGGGCGGAGGAATGCCAGGTATGATGTAA